attatttatTACCATTATAATTTGATTCCATATACATACTTATGTTAATTAAGAAAGAAATCTTTAATTAATTATGCTCGATTACAATCGTAATATATTTCCATATATATACACTAATACAAGGAATGAgaattatcaaataaaatatctatactttttttttttttttttatagatttaCACTTACCCAATTTAATAATATATTGAACCTTATATAAATGAAAAGCATGCATGCAGCCGTTTAATTATTCTTCATCTAAGTTGTCTGCGACTGCGAATTCTGCATCCATGACGTTTAATTCTGCGAATTCTTCATCTAAGttattcttcctcctcctcctcctcctcctcctcctcctcccgctGCTGCAGCTACGGCCAGAACACTGCTACGGCCAGCCGATGGTGCCATATTGCTCCCGCACGCCGTACCCTGACGTGTGCAGCTCCATGGTTAATCTGTCCGACTCGCTCTTTGAGCAGTCGTCGCTAACTTGGAACGGATTCCGTGATCTCCTCCACCAGGCCACTCTCGAGAGGGCCATCCTCGCCCACCAGCGGGCCGATGCGAGGAACCCGAACCAGTTCGACGAGCCGGGGAGATGGGCCTGGACTGACTGCGTCGAGCTGCTGGCTGATACGGTCGGCCTCGTGAACCAGTCGCTAGTTCGCCCGGGTGACAACGCACAGACGTGGCTCAGTGCGGCCATGACGAACCAGCGCACGTGCCGCGACGGCTTCCTCGAGCTCGGTTTGACGGCGCCGGTGATGGACGACGGCGAGCTGACAGAGTCGATCAGTAACTTGCTCGCCGTTAACAACGCCATGCTGATTGCCGCCGACGGGCAGCATAAACGGCGTCGCCGTTTGGGGTTATTGTTCCCGGAGTGGGTGGCGGCGGCCGACCGGAAGCTGCTGGCGGAGTCGGACGTGAAATCGGATCTCGTGGTGGCGAAGGATGGCTCGGGCGACTACGAATCCATTGTCGAAGCCGTGGCGGCTGCGGCCAAGGCGAGGGGAAACAGCACGGAGAGGTTCGTGATTCACGTGAAAGCCGGCGTCTACGAAGAGTACGTGGAGATTCCTAAGTCGATGGAGAATTTAACGATGACCGGCGAGGGGATAGATGCTACCGTGGTGACGGGGAACAGGAGCGTTAAAGATGGCTACCGGACCTTCCAAACGGCCACCTTCGGTTAgttataaataaataatcaattgatttaatttacttggtaagaaattaattaatatgagaatatatatatatatatatatatatatatatatatatatataatgtaacTATATCATTATATAATTTACTTGGTAATAATTTCTAAAactatttgatttcatttttctcGATCGTCAACTATATCAGTAATTTCTAGAACGTAttgatctatttaattaatatttcttcAAATGGGTTAGGATCCGTTTAATGTTTGTATCTTACAAAGTCGATCAATATGCTAGctattttaatttagtttcatCCAATTTTTATCAAACGTACGTATCGATCTATTTAATATTGCTTCAAattggttaggattcgtttaatgTTTATAACTCAATGTATATTGATCAGTCGTATCGGGCAACACATTCATTGCCCGTGATATGACGTTCCAAAACACGGCCGGACCAGAAAACTACCAAGCGGTGGCACTCCGATCCAAGTCCGACCACTCCGTTTTCTACAGATGCAGTTTCAAGGGTTACCAGGACACCCTCTATGTCCACTCCCAAAACCAGTTCTACCGAAACTGCGACGTCTACGGAACCGTCGACTTCATCTTCGGCAACGCCGCTGTTGTTTTCCAGAACTGTAACCTCTGCGTGAGGCGGCCAATGAGCGGCCAGACGAACACCGTGACGGCTCAGGGCAGGAACAACTCGGACGAGACCACCGGCATATTGATCCACAACTCCGTCGTGGCTGCAGCGTCAGACCTCGCGCCGGTGCAGGGGTCGTTCAGGACGTATCTCGGCCGGCCATGGCGAGAGTATTCGAGGACGGTGGTGATGAAGACGGAGCTGGGAGGCTTAATCGACCCAGCAGGGTGGTTGGAGTGGAATGGCAGCTTCGCGCTGAGCACGTTGTACTTTGGGGAGTTCATGAACACCGGCGTCGGCGCTAACACAAGTAGGAGGGTGAGTTGGAGTGGTTATCGCGTGATCGATAACTcttctgaagttgaaaacttcACCGTCGGAACCTTCTTGTCCGGCGACTCGTGGATACCAGCCACCGGGGTTCCTTACACGCCGGGCCTATAAATTATTGTGTGATAtaaatagggttgtaaatgatcCGAGtagagctttggggtgttcaaacttatttgataaggtagccgagccgagccgagcttaaaatgaaccaagcttttgaaatgattgttgaagtttgacttggtttattttttataagcttgagcttgtttgaacctTAGCTTGAGCTTTGcttgtttagatattatcgagttTTCAATTCAAACTTAGTTTGAGCTTGATTCGAGATtaatttgtttagatgttatcaaactctcaattcaagtttatttgattttttgaaacttttagttgtttgattggtcttatttatttatcttattatttatttagcatattgataagagttttattaataaatatagttcatgaacattgtttacGAACGTTGTCCATGAACgttattcacgaacgttgttcatgaacgttaataagctgaacatatatatgttcaaacttgtttgtttagtttattaagttattcaaacttatttgtttaattaatcttgtacCAACTTTTACCAAGTTAAACACTAAGCTTATTCATGAACGCTTGACTCATTTACAGccctatatataaataaagtggAAAACTAGAAAGTCGAATAAATTGTGTAGGTAAATTGAAAGTTTGTTCTATGTTTGAGTCCTCGTATGATCTAATCTGTAATCATCAGGCAATTAATTATTGCAAACGCTCCATGTGATCACCTGGCTCCTAATTAAGTGTGTCGACAAAGCCGGCTCAAGTTTATTTGAGGTCCTACATGGGAAAAAAATTTAGACCTTTGGCATTGTTTAAAAAAAACCTCTCACCTttttttcatttagatttggaaTCGAAAACaatggtttaaattttttttataaattaaaatattaattttaaaaatattttttataaaatttaattttctcaccttttaagatgtaaaattattaattaaatttttcaaattttgtgaaCCTAATTCAGATAAGTATAAGTTTTACAGTATTAAATAGAGTATCATTATTAGATACGAGCGATTGTGCACACGAGTTACATGAGCTAGGCCCCTTATACTAGGTGGGGCAATAGGGAGACATCTGAGGGGGAAAAATTGAcctataaaaaatagttttaatttttaaggaTTGCCCCGtacttttactttttttttagtgGGGCAAgactataatatttttataattttatatacctCTAGattacttataaaaaattaagGTGGGGCAACTACCCACCAAAACTATACATGGCTCTGCCCCTGGttatgtgtgtaatataatacatgaacGTGTGCAGGTAACAATCTCtcctttataaaaaattaatttaattctttatatcaaatattaaactattaaaaaaaaatattacatttaatCTTAGCCAAAAGGTCGCCCATAAATTGGGTAAGGGTGCATCAGACTATTTAATAGTGTAAGGTTAGGGTGACATTTGAAAATCCTAGCAACAAGTTACTGTAACAGAGT
The sequence above is drawn from the Zingiber officinale cultivar Zhangliang unplaced genomic scaffold, Zo_v1.1 ctg249, whole genome shotgun sequence genome and encodes:
- the LOC122037254 gene encoding pectinesterase-like — encoded protein: MVAASLKLVDIIKYRISFLSEILYLLHSIKTSKPMVPYCSRTPYPDVCSSMVNLSDSLFEQSSLTWNGFRDLLHQATLERAILAHQRADARNPNQFDEPGRWAWTDCVELLADTVGLVNQSLVRPGDNAQTWLSAAMTNQRTCRDGFLELGLTAPVMDDGELTESISNLLAVNNAMLIAADGQHKRRRRLGLLFPEWVAAADRKLLAESDVKSDLVVAKDGSGDYESIVEAVAAAAKARGNSTERFVIHVKAGVYEEYVEIPKSMENLTMTGEGIDATVVTGNRSVKDGYRTFQTATFVVSGNTFIARDMTFQNTAGPENYQAVALRSKSDHSVFYRCSFKGYQDTLYVHSQNQFYRNCDVYGTVDFIFGNAAVVFQNCNLCVRRPMSGQTNTVTAQGRNNSDETTGILIHNSVVAAASDLAPVQGSFRTYLGRPWREYSRTVVMKTELGGLIDPAGWLEWNGSFALSTLYFGEFMNTGVGANTSRRVSWSGYRVIDNSSEVENFTVGTFLSGDSWIPATGVPYTPGL